One genomic segment of Catalinimonas alkaloidigena includes these proteins:
- a CDS encoding C40 family peptidase, with product MKRRYVDRYRNVKSFVLWGVLLCLATFLIAAGFSTTPDSATSIEAAKDSLLCVAFRLEGTPYRFGGKNEQAFDCSGYTRYLYQQLGVSLHASAAQQYKQGVAVHADSLQQGDLVFFQHSNGRVFHVGVYIGEREGSPAFIHASSSRGVVVDHLYQDYFHTRWAGAKRIFNP from the coding sequence ATGAAGCGGAGGTATGTAGACCGGTATCGTAATGTCAAAAGTTTTGTTCTCTGGGGAGTGCTGCTCTGCCTCGCCACTTTTTTGATTGCTGCTGGTTTTTCAACTACGCCAGATTCAGCTACATCCATAGAGGCAGCAAAGGATAGTCTGCTCTGTGTAGCTTTTAGGCTGGAGGGTACACCTTATCGCTTCGGGGGTAAAAATGAACAAGCTTTTGATTGTTCCGGGTATACCCGATATCTCTATCAGCAGTTAGGTGTGAGTTTACACGCTTCGGCTGCCCAACAATATAAACAGGGAGTAGCTGTGCATGCAGATAGCTTGCAGCAGGGGGATCTGGTTTTTTTTCAGCATAGCAACGGTAGAGTTTTTCATGTGGGCGTATATATAGGAGAAAGAGAGGGCAGTCCGGCTTTTATTCATGCTTCCAGCAGCAGAGGCGTAGTAGTGGATCACTTATATCAGGATTATTTTCATACACGTTGGGCAGGAGCAAAACGAATTTTTAATCCATAA
- a CDS encoding acyl-CoA thioesterase: MSESKKSVKASLTTMTEMVFPNDTNGLNGLMGGRLLYWMDIVSAIAAQKHANSLVVTASVDNVSFSHPIKIGNVVTLKAQVTRAFNTSMEVHIEVKAEDVPNGKIVESHRAFFTMVAVDMEGQKVGVAEVVPETEEEQKLFDSALRRRQLRLVLAGRMKPTEAHELRSIFDINEKR, translated from the coding sequence ATGAGTGAATCAAAAAAATCTGTTAAAGCCTCATTGACCACCATGACTGAAATGGTATTTCCAAACGATACTAATGGCCTGAACGGACTGATGGGTGGCAGGCTGCTGTATTGGATGGATATAGTATCGGCTATTGCAGCCCAGAAGCATGCGAACAGCCTGGTGGTGACCGCCTCAGTAGATAATGTGTCTTTCTCGCATCCTATCAAGATTGGGAATGTAGTAACCCTAAAAGCCCAGGTAACCCGTGCCTTTAACACCTCCATGGAAGTACATATAGAAGTAAAAGCCGAAGATGTGCCTAACGGTAAAATTGTAGAAAGCCATCGCGCTTTTTTCACCATGGTGGCCGTAGATATGGAAGGGCAAAAAGTAGGCGTGGCAGAAGTAGTACCGGAAACTGAAGAAGAGCAGAAATTATTTGACAGTGCATTACGTCGGAGACAGCTGCGTTTAGTCCTGGCCGGTAGAATGAAGCCTACTGAAGCCCATGAGCTTCGTTCCATTTTTGATATTAACGAAAAAAGGTAG
- a CDS encoding MarR family winged helix-turn-helix transcriptional regulator, with protein MGKKVKVENSLSTIMGTSSRLLNNKISKNMGKYHVTVEQWVILASLWRHDGQSQQTLANMVSKNKASITHLIDNLEKRKLVSRKADPNDRRNKRVYLTEEGKSLQEELVKVVKETTREATHDIDKKDLKSAKKVMKKMIDRLSLD; from the coding sequence ATGGGCAAAAAAGTTAAAGTAGAAAACTCGCTTTCTACCATCATGGGCACTAGTTCTCGCCTGCTTAACAATAAGATCAGCAAGAACATGGGGAAATACCATGTAACTGTAGAACAATGGGTAATACTGGCTAGCCTCTGGAGACACGACGGCCAGAGCCAGCAAACCCTGGCAAATATGGTCAGTAAAAACAAAGCCAGCATCACCCATCTTATTGACAACCTTGAGAAAAGAAAACTGGTGAGCCGTAAGGCTGATCCCAATGATCGTAGAAATAAAAGGGTCTACCTGACTGAAGAAGGAAAAAGTCTGCAGGAAGAACTTGTCAAAGTTGTGAAAGAGACTACCCGGGAAGCTACACATGATATTGACAAAAAAGACTTAAAATCAGCCAAGAAGGTCATGAAAAAAATGATTGACAGACTTTCACTAGATTGA
- a CDS encoding metallophosphoesterase, whose protein sequence is MLIAESKLTDRQNWLNNRKKLEALRFNQLSEYEKEKGLVTWIDYLLPVASLGLKASGLYPIGKRNAQKIQLHEFELYFDQLPAAFDGYSILHLTDLHLDCLPGIEEAISNKLQDLHYHSCFITGDYRKRLMGDYDDKVLSPLRDIIACIQAEDGIFATLGNHDTHQVVEPLENMGVRVLTNESVQLERGQDSILVTGLDDPHFYFTHHAKTALNTKQDSFKIALVHSPEMYQEVADQNYALYLCGHTHAGQICLPGGIPLIKHLKKGKKLYKGLWNIGKMQGYTSPGCGVSGLPVRFNSQGEITLFTLRKKA, encoded by the coding sequence ATGCTGATAGCAGAATCAAAACTGACTGACAGACAAAATTGGCTGAATAACCGCAAGAAGCTGGAAGCATTACGCTTCAACCAACTCAGCGAATACGAAAAAGAAAAAGGACTTGTCACCTGGATTGATTACTTGCTCCCTGTGGCTTCATTAGGTCTCAAAGCGAGTGGCCTATACCCCATTGGTAAAAGGAATGCGCAAAAAATACAGCTACATGAATTTGAACTGTATTTTGATCAGCTACCTGCTGCATTTGATGGTTACAGTATTCTGCATCTGACAGATCTGCATCTTGACTGTCTGCCCGGAATTGAAGAAGCCATTTCCAACAAGCTACAAGACCTTCATTACCATAGCTGCTTTATTACTGGGGATTACCGCAAGAGATTGATGGGTGACTATGATGATAAAGTACTTAGTCCACTGCGAGACATCATTGCTTGTATACAGGCTGAAGATGGGATTTTTGCGACGCTGGGTAACCATGATACCCACCAGGTTGTGGAGCCACTGGAAAATATGGGAGTCAGGGTGCTCACCAATGAGTCGGTACAACTAGAGCGTGGGCAGGATAGTATTTTGGTAACAGGTTTGGACGACCCGCACTTTTACTTTACCCATCATGCTAAAACCGCCCTAAATACAAAGCAGGACAGTTTCAAAATAGCACTGGTACACTCTCCTGAAATGTACCAGGAAGTAGCGGACCAAAACTATGCCTTGTACCTTTGTGGGCATACCCATGCCGGACAAATCTGTTTACCAGGTGGTATACCCCTGATCAAGCACTTGAAAAAAGGAAAGAAGCTGTACAAGGGCTTATGGAATATTGGTAAAATGCAGGGATATACCAGCCCCGGCTGTGGTGTTTCCGGCTTGCCAGTAAGATTTAACAGCCAGGGGGAAATTACCCTTTTTACCTTAAGGAAAAAAGCTTAG
- a CDS encoding protein-L-isoaspartate(D-aspartate) O-methyltransferase — MRRQLVNKIHRKGITDQKVLKAVNTVPRHAFLDNAFLEHAYQDKAFQIGEGQTISQPYTVAFQTQLLQLKPGEKVLEIGTGSGYQCSILLEMGAKVYSIEYNWPLHQRAASLLKSMGYQPHLFHGDGTKGLPAFAPYDGIIVTAGAPTVPMALIEQLAPGGRLVIPVGDRRTQKMLLVIKEKNGKISKKEFDHFSFVPLLGQHGWENH, encoded by the coding sequence ATGAGAAGGCAACTGGTCAATAAAATCCATAGAAAAGGAATTACAGACCAGAAAGTGCTAAAGGCCGTCAATACCGTACCTCGCCATGCTTTCCTGGATAATGCTTTTCTGGAGCATGCTTATCAGGACAAAGCTTTTCAGATAGGAGAGGGACAGACCATTTCTCAACCTTATACCGTGGCCTTTCAAACCCAACTTCTACAGCTTAAGCCGGGAGAAAAAGTGCTGGAAATTGGTACGGGCTCTGGTTACCAGTGCAGCATACTTCTGGAAATGGGTGCAAAAGTCTATTCTATTGAGTACAACTGGCCCCTGCATCAGAGGGCGGCAAGCCTGTTGAAAAGTATGGGTTACCAACCACATCTTTTCCATGGAGATGGAACCAAAGGCCTGCCCGCTTTTGCTCCTTATGATGGAATTATTGTGACTGCTGGGGCACCTACTGTTCCAATGGCTTTGATAGAGCAGTTGGCTCCCGGAGGAAGGCTGGTGATTCCGGTAGGAGATAGAAGAACACAAAAGATGCTTCTGGTGATCAAGGAGAAGAATGGAAAAATAAGTAAAAAAGAATTTGACCATTTTAGTTTTGTCCCCTTATTGGGTCAACATGGTTGGGAAAATCATTAA